The Acidimicrobiia bacterium nucleotide sequence GACGCAGCCCGGAACCTGGCCGGCCTGGTCCTCCTCGCATTGGTTGGCATCGCCATGGGTTTTCGCTTCAGTTCCTTTGGGGGAGCCGTCGCTTCTATCGCTCTGGCCCTGGCCGTTGGTTTCGCGTTCTCGTGGCTGAGTGCGGCGATCGCTGCCAAAGTCCGTAATCCGGAGATGGTTGGCATGTTGTCGATGTTCTGGCTGTTTCCACTGATGCTGGCCAGTAGTGCCTTTGCGCCGCCTGAGTCCATGCCGGGTTGGTTGCAGGGTTTTGCCACTCATCAGCCGATCTCGGTCGCGGCCAACGCGGTGCGGGACCTTTCCCTTGGCCTTGATACGGGTCGCGACGTTCTCTATGCCCTGGCCTGGGTGGTCGGAATGTTGGCTGTGTTTATCCCACTGTCATCCCGCCTCTATCGAAAAGCAGCATGAGCGGGATCGCAGTAGTCGCCGAGTCGTCTATCGGCACCCGGCAGCGCATCGTCGAGTCCGCACTTCAGCTCATCGCCGAGAACGGCGTTGGGGGAGTGACCATGACTGCGGTCGCCGATAAAGCGGAGGTGGCTCGCCAGACCCTCTATAACCACTTCCCTGATGTCGAGAGCATCGTCACCGAGACCATTGAGTCGCATCAGGTCGAGAGCTTTGGCATGCTGCGTAGCGTTCTCGCCACGATCCATTCTCCGATGGCCCGACTTGAGCACCTCGTTCGTCACTTTGCCGCCGTCTCGGTGCATCATCCTCCCGTCGTCGATTTGCAGCATGGCCTCTCGGCACGGGCTCAACTCGCGCTGCAAAAGCATGACAGTGCGGTCCTCTTGTTGATTGAGGACACTCTGAGGGCGGGAGTGGACGGCGGCGAATTCCGTGCCGATCTAGGAGTCGAACTCGACGCTCGGCTCGTCAAGCGTATGCTCGATGGTGTTGCCGAGTACGTGGCGTCCGATCCGGCGACCGTCCTCGATGCGGTTGAGACTGGCATTCGGACCGTGCTCGCGGCGGTCACGGCTCAACCCATCCGTGACTAACCCGCTCACCAGTGAGAAGGCCCTGTTCAGGGTTCGAGCGTATCTCGACCGTTCCGGCCTCGTTCGGAACCCGGCTAGCTAGCCTGCCGCTATGGCAGATGTGGTGGTGATCGGCGGTGGCATCGCGGGCGTGAGCGCGGCCGCCTACCTGGCACAAGACATGGACGTCGTCCTCGTCGAAGCCGAGTCGGCGCTTGCCTATCACGCCACCGGTCGCTCGGCCGCTCTCTATTACCCGGGCTACGGCCACGCGTCGATCCACCCGCTGTCGTATGTCAGCGGTGGTTTCTTTGAGAACCCCGAATACTCCGATCATCCGCTCCTGTCACCCCGGGGCGTTCTCACACTGGTGTTTCCCGGTCAAACTGCCATGCCCCTGAGTGAATCGGCTCAGCTGATTGATCCAGCCGCCGTCAGGCGAATCGTCTCGGTGGTCAACGAGACAGTTGAGGGTGGCATCTGGGAACCCGACCCCATGGACCTTGACGTGGCCGGGCTACATCAGGCGTACGTTCGCATGTTGCGTGCCGCCGGGGGCACGATCCGGACCGCAGCCCGAGTGACGGCGATCGAGCGGGGCGCCCGATGGCGACTGTCCATCGACGAGGACGTCGTCGAGGCAGATGTTGTGGTGAACGCGGCCGGTGCATGGGCCGACGAGGTGGCCGCCATGGCAGGGTTGGCGAAGGTAGGGCTGATTCCGAAGCGTCGGACCGCCTTCATGGTGGCGGCGCCGGACGGTTCCGAGAAGTGGCCGCTGGTTCACGATTCGGCCAGTTCCTTTTACTTCAAGCCCGATGGGTCCCAGCTCATGTGTTCGCTCGCCGATGAGACCCCGTCTGAGCCGTGTGATGCTCGACCCCAGGAGTTGGATGTCGCACTCGCCATCGATCGGATCAACACGGCCACCAGCCTGGGAATCCGGTCGGTCCGGTCGCAGTGGGCCGGACTCCGGACATTCGCTCCCGACGGAGGGATGGTCATCGGCGAGGATCCTGCCGCGGAGGGTTTCTTCTGGCTGGCTGGGCAAGGTGGCACTGGCATTCAAACCGCCCCGGCCGCCGGCCAGCTATTGGCTGGGTTGGTCAGGACCGGAGCCGCCCCGGGATATTTGACCCGGGCAGGGCTTGACGTCGAGGCGTTCTCCGCCGCCCGGTTTGCCTAGCCGGCCGATCAGATCGGATCCTTTCGTCGTATGGCGAGGAAGCGACGTGCATTTTGATGGGAGTCGTTCGTCTCGGGCGGTCGGTCGGCGGAGATCTCTCAGGCTGAGGCTGTTGATGGCCGATACAATCTCAGTGAAACGCGGTCGGCGAAGTCTGGAACGGTCGGAGACGTCGCGCCTGCGCGAATGGCTCCCAGCGTTGGCGGCCTTTGTCGTGGTTGCTGGTAGCTCGTTCGGTGCGTCTGTCGCGGTACACCGGGCTGCGGAGCGCCAGATCGAGTCCCGGTTGGCTCTACAGTCGGAAGCGCTGACTCATGCGATCTCCGAGGGAGTAGAGGACGTGGTTGTGGAGCTGTCGGCCCTGGTTGGACTGTTTCAAGCCAGCGATCATGTCAATGCCGCCGAGTATGGGCGGTATGTTTCCGATTTCGGGCTGGAAGCCGGTATGGGCGGATTGGCGTTTGTTCCCGTTGTGGATGCGGACGGCCTGGACGCATTCGCACAACAAATGGCGGCGACGGTCCCAGACTATGAGATGTTCGAGATCGATCTTGGGGGTCATCGGGTCCCGGTGGGGCCGCGGGAATGGTATTTTCCGATTCAGTTCTTTGAGCCGGCGGATTCTTTCGATCGGCCCCTGGGGCTGGATGTGGGGTCGCCTCCGGGCCGGATTGCCTTTCTGATGAAGGCCGTTCGTACCGGGCGCCCTGTCGCCACTCCTCTGGTGTCGTTGTTGCCGACCGGGCAGGAGGGGTTTGTCCTCTACAGCCCGTTGGTGGATGACCTTGGAATCGTCGAAGCGTTGGTCGTCAGCCCGGTGGTACTGGCCGATCTCATCGAAGGCCGAGTCCCCGGAGGCCTGGCATCGGAGCTGGACTGGACAGTACGCGACGTGACCGCATACGCGAACCGCGTTGACTTGGCATTGGATGCCCACGGCCAACTGCCACCCAGCCGAATTGAGGGTCTGGTTCATAGTGACATCATCACCGTGGCAGACCGGGTATGGCAATTCGATGTGACCCCCTCTGTCGGCTCATCGCTGCTGAGTGACGGTCTCAAGCCCAGCTGGATCTTCCTCATCGGCCTGGCCATGGCAATGATGGCCGGCGCCACAGCTCACGCCGCTTCACGCCGAGTGGCCGCGGTTCGCCAGGTGGCGGTCATGGCTGAGGTGCTTGCCGCCAAGGACCAATTCGTTGCCTCCATGTCTCATGAGCTTCGCACGCCGCTCACGGGCATCTTGGGTTTCGCCGAAATCCTGAGGGATCAGCCAGAGGGGCTCTCACTGGATGAACGCGTGGAAATGGTCGAAGTGATCGCCGAGCAGGCAACCGAACTGTCCGCCATCATCGAAGATCTCCTGGTGACGGCCCGGACGGAACACGGCACACTCATGATGGTCGAAGTACCGGTTGATATGGCCGACCAGATTGCCCATGTCCTTGAGTCTCTCAACTGCACCGATCGGGTCCCGATTGAGGCCAACTCCATTCCTAAGGCAGTTGGCGACCCTGGCAGGGTCCGCCAGGTCGTCCGCAACCTCGTTGTGAACGCCCTGGCGTACGGTGGGTCCAGTATCCGCGTGGTTGTGGAG carries:
- a CDS encoding FAD-binding oxidoreductase, coding for MADVVVIGGGIAGVSAAAYLAQDMDVVLVEAESALAYHATGRSAALYYPGYGHASIHPLSYVSGGFFENPEYSDHPLLSPRGVLTLVFPGQTAMPLSESAQLIDPAAVRRIVSVVNETVEGGIWEPDPMDLDVAGLHQAYVRMLRAAGGTIRTAARVTAIERGARWRLSIDEDVVEADVVVNAAGAWADEVAAMAGLAKVGLIPKRRTAFMVAAPDGSEKWPLVHDSASSFYFKPDGSQLMCSLADETPSEPCDARPQELDVALAIDRINTATSLGIRSVRSQWAGLRTFAPDGGMVIGEDPAAEGFFWLAGQGGTGIQTAPAAGQLLAGLVRTGAAPGYLTRAGLDVEAFSAARFA
- a CDS encoding ABC transporter permease; the protein is MTTTASPAKYRFDPDASISDRVRAALLDTATVTWRDMVRTSRRPEMLAFAVIMGVFFLVLFNYVFGGAIGAGTGVDYIQFVVPGVLVITALQGAQQTGTGLAADLSEGVTDRFRSLPMNQGAVIAGRTVADAARNLAGLVLLALVGIAMGFRFSSFGGAVASIALALAVGFAFSWLSAAIAAKVRNPEMVGMLSMFWLFPLMLASSAFAPPESMPGWLQGFATHQPISVAANAVRDLSLGLDTGRDVLYALAWVVGMLAVFIPLSSRLYRKAA
- a CDS encoding TetR/AcrR family transcriptional regulator → MSGIAVVAESSIGTRQRIVESALQLIAENGVGGVTMTAVADKAEVARQTLYNHFPDVESIVTETIESHQVESFGMLRSVLATIHSPMARLEHLVRHFAAVSVHHPPVVDLQHGLSARAQLALQKHDSAVLLLIEDTLRAGVDGGEFRADLGVELDARLVKRMLDGVAEYVASDPATVLDAVETGIRTVLAAVTAQPIRD
- a CDS encoding CHASE domain-containing protein, with translation MKRGRRSLERSETSRLREWLPALAAFVVVAGSSFGASVAVHRAAERQIESRLALQSEALTHAISEGVEDVVVELSALVGLFQASDHVNAAEYGRYVSDFGLEAGMGGLAFVPVVDADGLDAFAQQMAATVPDYEMFEIDLGGHRVPVGPREWYFPIQFFEPADSFDRPLGLDVGSPPGRIAFLMKAVRTGRPVATPLVSLLPTGQEGFVLYSPLVDDLGIVEALVVSPVVLADLIEGRVPGGLASELDWTVRDVTAYANRVDLALDAHGQLPPSRIEGLVHSDIITVADRVWQFDVTPSVGSSLLSDGLKPSWIFLIGLAMAMMAGATAHAASRRVAAVRQVAVMAEVLAAKDQFVASMSHELRTPLTGILGFAEILRDQPEGLSLDERVEMVEVIAEQATELSAIIEDLLVTARTEHGTLMMVEVPVDMADQIAHVLESLNCTDRVPIEANSIPKAVGDPGRVRQVVRNLVVNALAYGGSSIRVVVEPIGGMFAVHVIDDGVGVPIELSEKIFEPYFSAHTKAGLPVSIGLGLSVSRDLARRMAGDLTHSREDGETIFRFTLPIAPAESDHPQVGSTSSQRDARLLGSNVEPSPDNLVDA